A single window of Montipora capricornis isolate CH-2021 chromosome 14, ASM3666992v2, whole genome shotgun sequence DNA harbors:
- the LOC138033302 gene encoding rho-related protein racA-like: protein MATNSGHLRNALKIVVVGDARVGKTWLLSRAQELYATLCDGYSLLKRPFDSSLAYCETSFETYFTNVDTSDLGNYQTNIWDTGGSGFFNFLRPLAYICADVFMLCFDLTNRDSFNNVTKRWLPELRKYEPQTPILIVGTKCDLLDEAESNVCLIPSDEAKHVAEKVGCPYHETSALTGHQVADAFERAVQLGHTKRKAEAGKAKRSQIFKGGFDPTWIPPIRSPPEIKIEPSTYTSDFQKVLECSTNADILFTFEDGSQSILAHAVMLWLTPSVFKDLLQDENASSWEQFKDLFKNDSHASVNLKTNGQIGTVIVVKKWISRDTFVTILEFIYTGVAGISKDTEKTNLQELLFASEKLHVRSLVEICNYYLKLAETKQDCDNQQNSSHRRKKVLQPCPMLHTIQQGMFLDKESTVFSDVTFLVEDTLVYAHKAILASRSPFLAALLSGNFREGYSSQVHLPGTDCQSFLAMLEYLYTDNCPSLERIQVENLLILADKLCLSRLVQICEHFLLKDLQQVVTASSILAQEFVDALSFSKIFNANQLTKLCLHFIAVNYQSFQCNTRELDSLIKDDKPFIEERQWPPKEYLEALEDYKLGANGITAVAAKLLRKKQSCFCRIKCSIM from the exons ATGGCGACTAATTCTGGACACTTGAGGAACGCTCTGAAAATAGTTGTCGTCGGCGATGCAAGGGTTGGAAAAACATGGCTGCTTTCTCGAGCTCAAGAGCTTTACGCGACTTTGTGCGATGGTTACAGTCTTCTCAAGAGGCCATTTGATTCTTCATTAGCGTACTGTGAAACATCGTTTGAAACGTATTTCACAAACGTCGATACTTCAGATCTTGGGAATTATCAAACGAACATTTGGGACACTGGAGGCTCTGGGTTCTTCAATTTTCTGCGTCCTTTGGCGTACATTTGCGCCGATGTATTCATGCTATGTTTTGATTTGACAAATCGAGACTCCTTTAACAATGTCACAAAAAGATGGTTACCCGAACTTCGCAAGTATGAACCCCAAACACCAATCCTAATTGTTGGAACAAAGTGTGATTTGTTAGATGAGGCTGAAAG CAATGTATGTTTGATCCCATCCGATGAGGCCAAACATGTAGCCGAGAAGGTTGGATGCCCGTACCATGAGACGAGTGCATTGACTGGACACCAAGTGGCGGATGCATTCGAAAGAGCAGTGCAGCTTGGACACACAAAACGAAAAGCGGAAGCGGGGAAAGCGAAGAGATCGCAAATTTTCAAGGGAGGATTTGATCCAACCTGGATTCCCCCAATCC GGTCCCCTCCAGAAATCAAGATTGAGCCCTCCACCTACACTAGTGACTTCCAGAAAGTTCTTGAGTGCAGCACCAATGCCGATATTCTCTTTACATTTGAAGATGGTAGCCAAAGCATTTTGGCTCATGCAGTCATGTTATGGCTAACTCCATCTGTTTTCAAAGATCTTTTGCAAGATGAAAATGCCAGCAGTTGGGAACAATTCAAAGATCTTTTTAAAAACGATTCACATGCATCAGTTAATCTAAAAACCAATGGTCAAATTGGAACTGTGATAGTTGTGAAGAAGTGGATTTCCAGAGATACTTTTGTGACAATTTTAGAGTTTATTTACACTGGAGTGGCAGGAATTTCCAAAGATACAGAAAAAACAAACCTCCAAGAACTGTTATTTGCTTCAGAGAAATTACATGTTCGGTCACTTGTGGAAATTTGCAATTATTACCTAAAACTAGCTGAAACAAAGCAGGACTGCGATAATCAGCAAAATTCAAGTCACAGAAGGAAAAAGGTCCTGCAACCATGCCCAATGTTGCACACCATTCAACAGGGCATGTTTTTGGACAAAGAATCAACAGTGTTTTCTGATGTGACATTCCTTGTGGAAGACACACTTGTTTATGCCCACAAGGCCATCCTTGCTTCACGATCACCCTTTTTGGCTGCCCTCCTGTCTGGTAACTTCAGAGAAGGATATAGTAGCCAG GTACATTTGCCTGGAACTGATTGCCAAAGTTTCCTAGCAATGTTAGAGTATCTTTACACAGACAATTGTCCTTCTCTGGAGAGAATTCAAGTGGAGAATTTACTCATCCTTGCAGATAAGCTGTGTCTTTCCCGTTTAGTACAGATTTGTGAACATTTCTTACTCAAGGATCTGCAGCAAGTTGTAACTGCATCTTCAATTTTAGCCCAAGAGTTTGTGGATGCTTTGTCTTTCTCAAAG ATCTTCAACGCAAACCAATTGACCAAGTTGTGTCTTCATTTCATCGCCGTAAATTACCAAAGTTTCCAATGCAACACACGGGAGCTGGACTCCCTTATCAAAGATGACAAACCGTTTATTGAAGAACGCCAGTGGCCACCGAAAGAGTATTTGGAGGCTCTGGAGGACTACAAATTGGGTGCCAATGGAATCACTGCAGTTGCTGCAAAACTTCTCCGCAAAAAGCAGTCTTGTTTTTGTCGTATTAAGTGTAGTATAATGTAA